A genomic segment from Panulirus ornatus isolate Po-2019 chromosome 7, ASM3632096v1, whole genome shotgun sequence encodes:
- the LOC139749563 gene encoding uncharacterized protein encodes MNRRVECEGKLMGNPIFPATANVEGKTDKAPTSSHRSRKMSSPPDAGLERDEVGESGFGRTHGGKGVVPSLVLDSGLRKTRSDLSDLVAARLDLLNFDGGTSASSSATASPKRLAPFVPRRTSEGSNSCPSPTGIISPGSSSPSVNLPHPAYDHLSCQEQETKITLLRQCLASLQAMETSLKQGVVGGGVYGGSKGGDPSDDDIPRDELMDMFRKALDALDHDAGVDQEWTKREEEDEARTDDH; translated from the coding sequence ATGAACCGAAGGGTGGAATGCGAGGGGAAGTTGATGGGAAATCCGATCTTCCCTGCGACGGCCAACGTCGAGGGCAAGACAGACAAAGCTCCGACCTCGTCCCACCGCAGTAGGAAGATGTCGTCGCCTCCTGACGCAGGGCTGGAGAGGGACGAGGTAGGAGAGTCTGGCTTCGGCAGGACGCACGGAGGGAAAGGAGTGGTGCCTTCCCTTGTCCTGGACAGTGGCCTTAGGAAGACCAGGTCCGACCTGAGTGACCTGGTCGCCGCCAGGCTTGACCTCCTCAACTTCGACGGCGGCACCTCTGCCTCCTCGTCAGCAACTGCTTCACCCAAGAGACTGGCGCCCTTCGTCCCTCGCAGGACCTCAGAGGGGAGCAACAGCTGTCCCTCCCCAACGGGTATCATCtccccaggctcctcctccccttccgtcAACCTCCCCCACCCGGCTTACGATCACCTCAGCTGCCAGGAACAAGAGACGAAGATCACCCTCCTGAGGCAGTGCCTGGCTTCCCTGCAGGCCATGGAGACctccctgaagcagggggtggtggGCGGCGGGGTGTACGGCGGCTCCAAGGGGGGCGATCCTTCGGATGATGACATCCCCAGGGACGAACTGATGGACATGTTCAGAAAGGCTCTGGACGCCCTGGACCACGATGCTGGGGTCGACCAGGAGTGgacgaagagggaggaagaggacgaggcgAGGACAGACGACCATTGA